The Dokdonia donghaensis DSW-1 DNA window ATAATTTTATGGGTGTAATCTCTAAATGAAAAACGATTTTTTAAAATCTAGCTATTTAAAACACCTTTTCGTAATGTTTTCGTAACATTAGTAAATGTTAAATTTTCAACTTGTAAAACAAGTGATGGGGGTCCTATAATTGGGTTTACGCTTTCGCGAAAGCGTACTCATATTATTAGCCACTTTATTTAAAATACTTAGAGCACCTTAATTTGCTTTTTAAAAAACGTATTTAGTGGTGGGGCCATTTAATATAGAAGCAAAGTAAATTATATAGGAAAGGCTTTAATAAACCTATCTTTACAAACGTATTATTCCAGATGTTAAGATGACTAAATTTGATATACTCATAGTGGGAGGCGGAGCGGCTGGTTTTTTTACAGCCATAAACCTTGCCGAAAAAACCCCGCAACTTAAGATTGCCATACTTGAGCGAGGTAAAGATGTTCTTACCAAGGTTAAAATTTCTGGCGGTGGGCGTTGTAATGTCACACACGCAGAATTTATACCTAAGGAGCTATCAAAAAAGTATCCAAGAGGTGAGAAGGAGTTACTAGGGCCATTTCATACGTTTATGACGGGAGATACTATAGCCTGGTTTGAAGAACGTGGCGTAGAGCTCAAGATAGAAGAAGATGGAAGAATGTTTCCCGTAACAGATTCTTCGGCCACTATTGTAGATTGTTTTATCTCTCTGGCAAAAAAGCATCACATTAAAGTGCTTACTAACCACGCAGTGCAAGATGTAGGTTTTGATGACGCTTTCGCGAAAGCGCAAACCACCACCACATTTTTTGTAAAAACCAGTAAGGGTGTGTTTACTTGCGATAAGCTAGTGATGACCACAGGTAGTAACCCTAAAATGTGGAAACTCCTCCAAAAACTAGGTCACACTATTACTAACGCTGTACCGTCACTATTTACTTTTAATATAAAGGATAAACGTATTGAGGGGCTAATGGGTGTTGCAAAAGATGTCACTATAAAAGTACTTGGCACAAAACAAAAGTCTGAAGGCCCATTACTTATTACACACTGGGGAATGAGTGGCCCGGCAATATTAAAGCTGTCTGCCTGGGGAGCGAGAGATCTTGCTGCTATAAATTATAGGTTTGAGATACAGGTAAACTGGCTACAGCATTACTCGCAAGAAGAGGCGCTAGAGATGCTTATGGAGCTCAAAATCGCTCACGCAAAGCAGTCGCCTCACACCTACGCACAGTTAGACTTGCCTAAGCGCCTATGGCAAAGTTTACTTATTGCAGCTGGTGTACAGCCCGTCATAAAGTGGGCAGAGCTTACAAAAACCCAACTTCAATCTCTTAGTAGAGAACTTACTCAATCCAGATACAAGGTAGATGGTAAGAGCACCTTTAAGGACGAGTTTGTGACAGCTGGAGGTGTAAATCTAAAAGAAGTAAACTTTAAAACTTTTGAGAGTAAAAAAGTAAATCATCTTTATCTCGCTGGAGAGGTACTCAATATAGATGCAATCACAGGTGGGTTTAATTTTCAAAATGCGTGGACGGGAGGCTATCTCATTGCTCAGGCTATAGATTCTTAAAGAGTAGATATATGAATACGTATATATGTTTACTGCGCGGGATTAATGTAGGAGGTCATAAAAAAATCAAGATGGCAGAGCTCAAAACTCTTTTTACTTCGCTAGGATATAATGACGTGGTGACTTACATACAGAGTGGAAATATAATATTTAAATCTCACGAGACAAGTATAGATGAGATAACAGCTGTTATCAAGAAAGCTATTACAGATGCATACGGTTTTGAGGTTCCAGTGTTTGTGCTCACTCGTAAAATGCTCACTCAGGTTTATGAGAGTTATGCGCTCTCACCAGAACATCTAGCGTCAAG harbors:
- a CDS encoding NAD(P)/FAD-dependent oxidoreductase; protein product: MTKFDILIVGGGAAGFFTAINLAEKTPQLKIAILERGKDVLTKVKISGGGRCNVTHAEFIPKELSKKYPRGEKELLGPFHTFMTGDTIAWFEERGVELKIEEDGRMFPVTDSSATIVDCFISLAKKHHIKVLTNHAVQDVGFDDAFAKAQTTTTFFVKTSKGVFTCDKLVMTTGSNPKMWKLLQKLGHTITNAVPSLFTFNIKDKRIEGLMGVAKDVTIKVLGTKQKSEGPLLITHWGMSGPAILKLSAWGARDLAAINYRFEIQVNWLQHYSQEEALEMLMELKIAHAKQSPHTYAQLDLPKRLWQSLLIAAGVQPVIKWAELTKTQLQSLSRELTQSRYKVDGKSTFKDEFVTAGGVNLKEVNFKTFESKKVNHLYLAGEVLNIDAITGGFNFQNAWTGGYLIAQAIDS
- a CDS encoding DUF1697 domain-containing protein, which encodes MNTYICLLRGINVGGHKKIKMAELKTLFTSLGYNDVVTYIQSGNIIFKSHETSIDEITAVIKKAITDAYGFEVPVFVLTRKMLTQVYESYALSPEHLASSYFTLLHTVPSTEDRALVNNLELPNEHFVATENCVYLYPEKGYGKAKATNTFFEKRLNVVATTRNYKTIVKLLALSS